In Paramisgurnus dabryanus chromosome 14, PD_genome_1.1, whole genome shotgun sequence, one genomic interval encodes:
- the epha8 gene encoding ephrin type-A receptor 8 translates to MASDPGLLPLLVWTISMQVLGSRGTSSNEVNLLDTTKISGDWGWLTYPSHGWDAINEMDEYFTPIHTYQVCNVMSPSQNNWLRTNWIQRDGARRIYIEMKFTLRDCNSMPGVLGTCKETFNLYYYETDRDVGTTIWESQFSKIDTIAADESFTNVDLGVRRLKLNTEIRGVGPLSKRGFYLAFQDIGACIAVVSVRVYYKRCTGMARNLAIFTDVVTGADSSSLVEVRGQCVDHAEERDTPKMYCSAEGEWLVPIGRCVCSAGFEEHRDNCIACEVGFFKPVAGDQLCWKCPLHSHSETRAAVSCPCDANFYRTSTDPPASPCTRPPSAPVNVISSVNGTSVSLEWSSPLDRGGRSDVVYDVICLKCDKDGTHCGDCKGVTTARNRVENINGGHGDTSGASGGMSGGTVNGVVVARTGAPPIRFIPQQTGLTEPWVTVLNLAAHANYTFRIVALNGVMHLSNELPQSVMVNITTNQAAPSQVMAIRQENASQNSVMLFWHEPAQPNGVILEYDIKYYEKDNEQQSYATLKSKNTSAKVSGLKPGTSYIFQIRARTSAGCGRFSQSVEIQTGKAIPLRYTNMRIIWICMALITGLATFLAVVICRKRRCGYSKAFQDSDEEKMHYQNGHVSFPEARFYIDPHTYEDPCQAVHEFAREIEASRIKIEKIIGSGEFGEVCYGRMKLPGKRDIPVALKTLKAGYTEKQRRDFLSEASIMAQFDHPNVIHLEGVVTRSKPVMIITEYMENGSLDSFLRRHDGQFTIIQLVGILRGIAAGMTYLADLGYVHRDLAARNVLVNSNLVCKISDFGLSRVLEDDPDAAYTTTGGKIPIRWTAPEAIAYRKFSSSSDVWSYGVVMWEVMSYGERPYWNLTNRDVIKSVEEGYRLPAPMGCPGALHTLMLDCWQKDRNERPRFCQIVTVLDKLIRNPETLKSKETLCRLNGPLMNRSIPDFASCRSVDEWLDTIKMGRYKDRFAAGGYLTLGHVMSMNQHDMQRLGVTLMGHQKKIMTSVQVMRAQILNQSFPSVHI, encoded by the exons TGGGATGCAATCAACGAGATGGACGAGTATTTCACCCCTATTCACACATACCAGGTGTGCAACGTCATGAGCCCGAGCCAGAACAATTGGCTAAGGACCAACTGGATCCAGCGAGACGGCGCCCGGCGCATTTACATCGAGATGAAGTTCACTCTCCGAGACTGCAACAGCATGCCAGGTGTGCTCGGCACCTGCAAGGAGACCTTTAACCTCTACTACTACGAGACCGACCGCGACGTTGGGACGACCATCTGGGAGAGTCAGTTTTCCAAAATCGACACCATTGCAGCCGACGAGAGTTTCACTAACGTGGACTTAGGCGTACGGAGACTAAAGCTCAACACGGAAATTCGTGGCGTGGGGCCGCTCAGCAAGCGCGGGTTCTACTTGGCGTTCCAGGATATAGGCGCTTGCATCGCCGTCGTGTCGGTGCGGGTTTATTACAAACGCTGCACGGGCATGGCTCGAAATCTGGCCATCTTCACGGATGTGGTAACCGGGGCGGACTCGTCGTCGCTCGTGGAGGTCAGAGGTCAGTGTGTGGACCATGCGGAAGAAAGAGACACGCCCAAGATGTACTGCAGCGCTGAGGGGGAGTGGCTTGTTCCTATTGGACGATGCGTGTGCAGCGCGGGGTTTGAGGAGCACAGAGATAACTGCATTG CCTGTGAGGTGGGTTTCTTTAAGCCCGTGGCAGGTGATCAGCTCTGTTGGAAATGTCCTCTTCACAGTCATTCAGAGACGAGAGCGGCTGTTAGCTGCCCGTGTGATGCAAATTTCTATCGCACTTCTACAGACCCACCTGCTTCTCCATGCACAA GACCTCCGTCAGCTCCTGTAAATGTCATATCATCTGTGAACGGCACCTCCGTCAGTCTCGAGTGGAGTTCTCCTCTGGACAGGGGAGGCCGCAGCGATGTCGTCTACGATGTGATCTGCCTAAAGTGTGACAAAGATGGAACTCATTGTGGGGACTGTAAAGGCGTCACCACGGCGAGGAACAGAGTGGAGAATATCAATGGCGGTCATGGAGATACCAGTGGAGCTTCTGGGGGAATGAGCGGAGGAACCGTAAATGGGGTGGTGGTGGCACGGACGGGTGCGCCACCCATCCGCTTTATCCCTCAGCAGACCGGGCTTACGGAACCGTGGGTGACGGTGTTGAACCTCGCCGCTCACGCCAACTACACCTTTCGCATCGTGGCGCTGAATGGAGTTATGCACCTGAGCAATGAGCTGCCCCAGTCTGTGATGGTCAATATCACCACAAATCAGGCAG CTCCATCTCAAGTGATGGCTATACGTCAGGAGAACGCCAGTCAAAACAGCGTTATGCTCTTCTGGCACGAACCGGCCCAGCCGAACGGAGTTATTTTGGAGTATGACATCAAATATTATGAGAAG GACAATGAACAGCAGAGTTACGCCACGCTGAAGTCCAAAAACACCAGCGCTAAAGTGTCAGGCCTGAAGCCCGGCACGAGCTACATCTTCCAGATACGAGCCAGAACCTCGGCCGGCTGCGGTCGTTTCAGCCAGTCGGTGGAGATACAGACGGGTAAAGCAA TACCCCTACGATACACTAACATGAGGATCATCTGGATCTGCATGGCTTTAATAACCGGACTGGCGACGTTTCTGGCCGTTGTCATCTGCAGAAAACG ACGTTGTGGATACAGTAAAGCTTTCCAGGACTCGGATGAAGAGAAGATGCACTACCAAAACGGCCATG TATCATTTCCAGAAGCCAGATTTTATATTGATCCCCACACATATGAGGACCCCTGCCAGGCTGTCCACGAGTTTGCCAGAGAAATTGAAGCGTCCAGGATCAAAATAGAAAAAATCATTGGTTCAG GAGAGTTTGGTGAAGTGTGCTACGGCCGGATGAAGCTACCAGGAAAACGTGATATCCCCGTGGCCCTGAAGACACTTAAAGCCGGTTACACTGAGAAACAGAGGAGAGATTTTCTCAGCGAGGCCAGCATCATGGCACAGTTTGACCATCCAAACGTCATCCATCTGGAGGGGGTTGTTACTCGCA GCAAACCAGTAATGATCATCACAGAGTACATGGAGAACGGCTCTCTGGACTCTTTCTTGAGG AGACACGACGGGCAGTTCACCATTATTCAGCTGGTTGGGATTCTCCGTGGCATAGCGGCTGGCATGACTTACCTGGCCGATCTGGGGTACGTCCACCGGGACCTGGCTGCCAGAAATGTTCTGGTCAACAGTAACCTAGTGTGCAAGATCTCAGATTTCGGTCTGTCACGCGTATTAGAGGACGACCCTGATGCTGCCTACACCACGACT GGGGGAAAGATTCCGATTCGTTGGACAGCACCAGAGGCCATCGCCTATCGAAAGTTTTCCTCTTCCAGTGACGTGTGGAGTTATGGAGTGGTGATGTGGGAAGTGATGTCATATGGAGAACGGCCATATTGGAACTTGACCAACAGAGAT GTGATAAAGTCCGTAGAGGAAGGTTACAGGCTTCCTGCGCCAATGGGCTGCCCGGGTGCCCTACACACCCTAATGCTGGACTGCTGGCAGAAAGATCGCAACGAAAGACCCAGATTTTGCCAGATCGTCACAGTCCTGGACAAGCTGATCCGAAACCCGGAGACCCTCAAGTCAAAGGAGACATTGTGCAG ACTAAACGGTCCTTTGATGAACAGAAGTATTCCTGATTTCGCCAGCTGCCGGTCGGTGGACGAGTGGTTGGACACCATTAAGATGGGCCGTTATAAGGACCGGTTCGCCGCGGGAGGGTACCTGACTTTAGGCCATGTGATGAGCATGAATCAACA